One Verrucomicrobiota bacterium genomic window, GATTGCGATGGAGCGGGGCTTGCGGTTCGCCATCCGCGAGGGTGGGCGCACCGTCGGCGCCGGCACGATTGTGGAGATCATCCAGTAACCATGCCACGCGAGATCATCACATTGGCGTGCACCGAGTGCGATCGGCGCAACTACAGCACGCGCAAGAACAAGAAGAAAGGGTCGGGG contains:
- the rpmG gene encoding 50S ribosomal protein L33, which encodes MPREIITLACTECDRRNYSTRKNKKKGSGRLELKKFCRFDRKHTVHRETK